In a genomic window of Pangasianodon hypophthalmus isolate fPanHyp1 chromosome 1, fPanHyp1.pri, whole genome shotgun sequence:
- the irx2a gene encoding iroquois-class homeodomain protein IRX-2a isoform X2, translating into MSYPQGYLYQPGPGSLALYPLRSEELELAARCSSSSSSSSSSSSSSSSTGSAFTPYPASAAFTASATGGFASALSYHTDPATGFPSYMASPYDPPPSAMAAPLGFPPYGSAGFPPPPYQLNDPAYRKNATRDATSTLKAWLNEHRKNPYPTKGEKIMLAIITKMTLTQVSTWFANARRRLKKENKVTWGARAKSEDEDEEEGARAERKEEEEEEDDKHADNGDASAEDEGISLHVDSLTDHSAESDGEKVLCRIDDFSCKPSPEAKEKRSEIDLTSAHGGHGGLSPKPMTSSPLTGVEAPLLDAHRDKNKTCADVQSQNTKPKLWSLAEIATSDPKQPLQSQNCPSGGGIWTSSQSGAAPSASILARPIYYTSPFYGNYANYGNFGQGILRYGSIHKHTPETTMLKANHANHIQTEQHFRALSAEAKKDSGDVCTLGPQSYLSS; encoded by the exons ATGTCGTATCCTCAGGGTTACCTGTACCAGCCCGGCCCGGGCTCTCTGGCTCTCTACCCGCTCAGGAGTGAAGAGCTCGAGCTGGCCGCGCGCTGCTCGTCTTCCTCCTCGTCTtcgtcttcctcctcctcatcctcctcgtCCACGGGTTCTGCGTTCACTCCGTACCCCGCGTCCGCCGCCTTCACCGCCTCCGCCACGGGCGGCTTCGCGAGCGCGCTGAGCTACCACACCGACCCGGCCACCGGCTTCCCCTCCTACATG gcctCCCCGTACGACCCCCCTCCCTCGGCCATGGCGGCTCCGCTCGGGTTCCCGCCATACGGCAGTGCGGGATTCCCGCCGCCCCCGTACCAGCTCAACGACCCCGCGTACCGGAAGAACGCCACGCGCGACGCCACGAGCACGCTGAAGGCCTGGCTGAACGAGCACCGGAAGAACCCGTATCCCACCAAGGGCGAGAAGATCATGCTGGCCATCATCACCAAGATGACGCTCACGCAGGTGTCCACGTGGTTCGCCAACGCCAGACGGAGACTCAAGAAGGAGAACAAAGTGACGTGGGGCGCGCGGGCCAAGAGCGAGGACGAGGACGAGGAGGAAGGAGCGCGCGCCGAGcggaaagaggaggaggaagaggaggacgaCAAGCACGCGGACAACGGAGACGCGTCCGCCGAGGATGAGG GCATCAGCCTACATGTGGACTCTCTGACTGACCACTCGGCCGAGTCGGATGGAGAGAAAGTCCTCTGCAGGATTGACGACTTCTCCTGCAAACCTTCTCCCGAAGCAAAAGAGAAACGCTCTGAGATCGACCTGACCTCGGCTCACGGGGGTCACGGGGGTCTGTCACCCAAACCCATGACCTCGTCACCTCTGACCGGGGTGGAGGCGCCGCTCTTGGACGCGCATCGCGACAAAAACAAGACCTGTGCTGACGTCCAGAGCCAAAACACCAAGCCCAAGCTCTGGTCGTTGGCTGAAATCGCCACTTCAGACCCCAAACAGCCGCTCCAGAGCCAGAACTGCCCCTCAGGGGGCGGGATTTGGACCTCCAGCCAATCGGGCGCGGCTCCCTCAGCGTCCATCTTGGCCAGGCCGATTTATTACACTTCTCCTTTTTACGGCAATTATGCCAATTATGGGAACTTCGGGCAGGGGATCCTGCGCTACGGCTCGattcataaacacactcctgagACGACGATGCTAAAGGCTAATCACGCTAATCACATCCAGACGGAGCAGCACTTCAGGGCCTTGAGCGCGGAGGCCAAGAAAG ACTCCGGTGACGTGTGCACACTCGGACCTCAGTCTTACCTCTCGAGCTAA
- the irx2a gene encoding iroquois-class homeodomain protein IRX-2a isoform X1 produces the protein MSYPQGYLYQPGPGSLALYPLRSEELELAARCSSSSSSSSSSSSSSSSTGSAFTPYPASAAFTASATGGFASALSYHTDPATGFPSYMASPYDPPPSAMAAPLGFPPYGSAGFPPPPYQLNDPAYRKNATRDATSTLKAWLNEHRKNPYPTKGEKIMLAIITKMTLTQVSTWFANARRRLKKENKVTWGARAKSEDEDEEEGARAERKEEEEEEDDKHADNGDASAEDEGISLHVDSLTDHSAESDGEKVLCRIDDFSCKPSPEAKEKRSEIDLTSAHGGHGGLSPKPMTSSPLTGVEAPLLDAHRDKNKTCADVQSQNTKPKLWSLAEIATSDPKQPLQSQNCPSGGGIWTSSQSGAAPSASILARPIYYTSPFYGNYANYGNFGQGILRYGSIHKHTPETTMLKANHANHIQTEQHFRALSAEAKKADSGDVCTLGPQSYLSS, from the exons ATGTCGTATCCTCAGGGTTACCTGTACCAGCCCGGCCCGGGCTCTCTGGCTCTCTACCCGCTCAGGAGTGAAGAGCTCGAGCTGGCCGCGCGCTGCTCGTCTTCCTCCTCGTCTtcgtcttcctcctcctcatcctcctcgtCCACGGGTTCTGCGTTCACTCCGTACCCCGCGTCCGCCGCCTTCACCGCCTCCGCCACGGGCGGCTTCGCGAGCGCGCTGAGCTACCACACCGACCCGGCCACCGGCTTCCCCTCCTACATG gcctCCCCGTACGACCCCCCTCCCTCGGCCATGGCGGCTCCGCTCGGGTTCCCGCCATACGGCAGTGCGGGATTCCCGCCGCCCCCGTACCAGCTCAACGACCCCGCGTACCGGAAGAACGCCACGCGCGACGCCACGAGCACGCTGAAGGCCTGGCTGAACGAGCACCGGAAGAACCCGTATCCCACCAAGGGCGAGAAGATCATGCTGGCCATCATCACCAAGATGACGCTCACGCAGGTGTCCACGTGGTTCGCCAACGCCAGACGGAGACTCAAGAAGGAGAACAAAGTGACGTGGGGCGCGCGGGCCAAGAGCGAGGACGAGGACGAGGAGGAAGGAGCGCGCGCCGAGcggaaagaggaggaggaagaggaggacgaCAAGCACGCGGACAACGGAGACGCGTCCGCCGAGGATGAGG GCATCAGCCTACATGTGGACTCTCTGACTGACCACTCGGCCGAGTCGGATGGAGAGAAAGTCCTCTGCAGGATTGACGACTTCTCCTGCAAACCTTCTCCCGAAGCAAAAGAGAAACGCTCTGAGATCGACCTGACCTCGGCTCACGGGGGTCACGGGGGTCTGTCACCCAAACCCATGACCTCGTCACCTCTGACCGGGGTGGAGGCGCCGCTCTTGGACGCGCATCGCGACAAAAACAAGACCTGTGCTGACGTCCAGAGCCAAAACACCAAGCCCAAGCTCTGGTCGTTGGCTGAAATCGCCACTTCAGACCCCAAACAGCCGCTCCAGAGCCAGAACTGCCCCTCAGGGGGCGGGATTTGGACCTCCAGCCAATCGGGCGCGGCTCCCTCAGCGTCCATCTTGGCCAGGCCGATTTATTACACTTCTCCTTTTTACGGCAATTATGCCAATTATGGGAACTTCGGGCAGGGGATCCTGCGCTACGGCTCGattcataaacacactcctgagACGACGATGCTAAAGGCTAATCACGCTAATCACATCCAGACGGAGCAGCACTTCAGGGCCTTGAGCGCGGAGGCCAAGAAAG caGACTCCGGTGACGTGTGCACACTCGGACCTCAGTCTTACCTCTCGAGCTAA